Proteins encoded in a region of the Tachyglossus aculeatus isolate mTacAcu1 chromosome 11, mTacAcu1.pri, whole genome shotgun sequence genome:
- the NIP7 gene encoding 60S ribosome subunit biogenesis protein NIP7 homolog gives MRPLTEDETRALFEKLHKYIGENIQLLVDRPDGAYCFRLHNERVYYVSEKILKLATNISGDKLVSLGTCFGKFTKTQKFRLHITALDYLAPYAKYKVWVKPGAEQSFLYGNHVLKSGLGRITENTAQYQGLVVYSMADVPLGFGVAAKSTQECRKLDPMAIVVFHQADIGEYVRHEETLT, from the exons ATGCGGCCCCTCACGGAGGACGAGACTCGCGCCCTGTTCGAGAAGCTCCACAAATA CATCGGGGAGAACATCCAGCTGCTGGTGGACAGGCCCGACGGCGCCTACTGCTTCCGCCTGCACAACGAGCGCGTCTACTACGTCAG CGAGAAAATTCTCAAATTGGCCACCAACATCTCCGGGGATAAGCTGGTGTCACTGGGGACCTGCTTTGGGAAGTTCACAAAGACCCAGAAGTTCCGGCTGCACATCACAGCGCTCGATTACCTCGCTCCCTACGCAAAG TATAAAGTGTGGGTGAAACCTGGTGCGGAACAGTCCTTCCTCTACGGGAACCACGTACTGAAGTCCGGCCTGGGTCGCATCACGGAGAACACCGCTCAGTACCAGGGATTGGTGGTGTATTCCATGGCAGACGTCCCTTTG GGTTTTGGAGTGGCGGCCAAGTCTACCCAGGAGTGCCGGAAATTGGACCCCATGGCGATCGTGGTGTTTCACCAAGCCGACATTGGGGAGTACGTGCGGCACGAAGAGACCCTGACTTAA